One genomic region from Catenovulum adriaticum encodes:
- a CDS encoding K+/H+ antiporter subunit F, which translates to MLGTVIIIVFAMLGVALLLNVWRLIKGPSIPDRILALDTMYINTIAVIVLYGVHNDTSLYFEAALLIAMLGFVSTVALCKYLLRGDLIE; encoded by the coding sequence ATGTTAGGCACAGTGATTATTATTGTATTTGCAATGCTAGGCGTCGCCTTGCTGCTCAACGTATGGCGCTTAATTAAAGGTCCGTCTATTCCTGATCGTATTTTGGCACTTGATACTATGTACATTAATACTATAGCGGTAATTGTTTTATATGGTGTGCATAACGATACCAGTTTGTATTTTGAAGCCGCGCTATTAATTGCCATGCTAGGATTTGTTAGCACAGTGGCTTTATGTAAATATTTATTAAGAGGCGATTTGATAGAATAA
- a CDS encoding Na+/H+ antiporter subunit E, whose protein sequence is MNRATALKIFPAPATSLLLLLVWLLLNNSVSVGHLILGSVLAFVIPLLTEPFRDEHAFVNKPLLALKQLLTVLYDIITANVQVAILILGPNKKLRPAFVKVPLDMTEALPITLLASTVSLTPGTVSAEVYPVTENHIDNANLEQKYLLIHVLDLKNENELIQEIKQRYEAPLKEIFQC, encoded by the coding sequence ATGAATCGAGCAACCGCTTTAAAAATATTTCCAGCGCCTGCGACCAGTTTATTATTGCTTTTGGTTTGGCTATTACTCAACAATAGTGTATCTGTTGGTCATTTAATTTTAGGTAGCGTACTGGCATTTGTGATCCCTTTGCTCACTGAGCCTTTTCGAGATGAACACGCATTTGTTAATAAGCCTTTGTTAGCACTCAAGCAGTTGTTAACTGTGCTGTACGATATTATTACGGCTAATGTCCAAGTCGCTATTTTAATTTTAGGACCTAATAAAAAATTGCGTCCAGCTTTTGTAAAAGTGCCGTTAGATATGACCGAAGCTTTGCCTATTACTCTACTTGCGAGCACGGTCTCATTAACCCCAGGTACGGTCAGTGCAGAAGTTTACCCTGTTACTGAAAATCATATTGATAATGCTAACCTTGAGCAAAAATACTTATTGATACATGTATTAGATTTAAAAAATGAAAATGAGTTAATTCAGGAAATTAAGCAACGTTACGAAGCCCCGCTAAAGGAGATATTCCAATGTTAG
- a CDS encoding monovalent cation/H+ antiporter subunit D, whose amino-acid sequence MQHLVVFLILFPLISALFLLLPPCGKNVAIRRISACCLSLITLAISLIVLCQVIAQGPISYAIGNWQAPFGIVLLADQLAVILTSLTAFLTCCCVLYSCAGDDNKGNFFHPLVQFLMMGVNGAFLTGDIFNLFVFFEVLLIASYALLMHAGDKQNTRAALHYVVINLIGSAIFLIALGTLYGVVGSLNMVDMANKISQLTGDDVYIAKIGGSLLLIVFALKAALLPLHLWLPNTYSTAMPVIAALFAIMTKVGIYSLLRVYNLLFAENSGQLAAMGQNVIWIAALATIVVGAIGVLASQNMRKLVSNLVLVSVGTLAALVSLQQVNATAAAIYYLVHSTLVCAALFLLVDLIARQRGKVADRITTGRAINQPFILGFGFFIAALSVIGMPPLSGFVGKIWILKTTYEHQAYQSFWPVYLTASLILLIAITRAGSIVFWQNKNSPTDKADVNNAKAVHPAQLVATYALVLASPLMVIFAKPLTKFCQDAAMQLHNIQLLTQTVGGLS is encoded by the coding sequence ATGCAGCACTTAGTCGTTTTTCTCATTTTATTTCCGCTTATTAGCGCGCTATTTTTGTTATTACCCCCGTGTGGTAAAAACGTAGCAATTCGTCGTATTTCTGCCTGTTGCTTATCACTTATTACGTTAGCTATTAGCCTGATTGTATTGTGCCAAGTAATTGCTCAGGGGCCAATAAGCTATGCTATAGGCAACTGGCAAGCGCCTTTTGGTATTGTCTTGTTGGCTGATCAATTGGCTGTAATTTTAACCAGTTTAACGGCGTTTTTAACCTGTTGTTGCGTATTATACAGCTGCGCCGGAGATGATAATAAAGGTAACTTTTTTCATCCTTTAGTTCAGTTTTTAATGATGGGTGTAAATGGCGCGTTTTTAACAGGCGATATTTTTAATTTATTTGTATTTTTTGAAGTATTACTAATAGCTTCATATGCGCTGCTAATGCATGCTGGCGACAAACAAAATACCCGCGCAGCCTTGCATTATGTGGTGATTAACTTGATAGGTTCTGCAATATTTTTAATTGCTCTGGGCACCTTATACGGTGTCGTTGGCAGCCTAAATATGGTAGACATGGCCAATAAAATAAGCCAACTTACCGGCGATGATGTTTATATTGCTAAAATTGGGGGCTCACTTTTATTAATCGTATTTGCGTTGAAAGCTGCCTTGCTACCGCTTCATTTATGGTTGCCTAATACATATTCAACGGCTATGCCTGTGATTGCCGCATTATTCGCGATTATGACTAAGGTTGGGATTTACTCTTTATTACGCGTTTATAATTTATTATTTGCCGAAAATAGCGGCCAGCTAGCAGCCATGGGACAAAATGTAATTTGGATTGCGGCTTTAGCCACTATAGTAGTTGGCGCTATTGGCGTTTTAGCCAGTCAAAATATGCGCAAATTAGTGTCTAATTTAGTATTAGTTTCTGTTGGTACGTTGGCCGCATTAGTCAGCTTGCAACAGGTTAATGCAACCGCAGCTGCCATTTATTATTTAGTCCACTCAACACTTGTCTGTGCAGCACTCTTTTTATTAGTTGATTTAATTGCACGCCAGCGCGGAAAAGTTGCAGACAGAATTACAACAGGTCGCGCCATTAACCAACCGTTTATTTTAGGTTTTGGTTTTTTTATTGCCGCATTATCGGTAATCGGTATGCCCCCTTTGTCTGGTTTTGTCGGAAAAATTTGGATACTAAAAACAACTTACGAACATCAAGCTTATCAATCGTTTTGGCCTGTTTACCTTACCGCTAGCTTAATTTTATTAATTGCGATTACCCGAGCTGGTTCAATTGTATTTTGGCAAAATAAAAACTCGCCAACAGATAAAGCTGATGTCAACAATGCTAAAGCCGTTCATCCTGCTCAATTAGTTGCCACTTATGCATTAGTATTGGCATCCCCTTTAATGGTTATATTTGCCAAACCGCTTACTAAATTTTGTCAGGATGCTGCTATGCAATTGCATAATATTCAACTATTAACCCAAACAGTTGGAGGCTTATCATGA